The Candidatus Mycosynbacter amalyticus genome contains the following window.
TGCTTTTCAGCATAGCATAAGCTTGGTAAATCTGGTATACTGCAAGTATTGGTTTGGGGCTGACATAGCTTTCGACGATAGGAACTTAACAGGGTATTTTGCAAGTCGACCGTACACGTTACAGTACATTTTTAATTGCAAAAGATAATTTTGCTCGCGTTCAGAACGTATTTGCTTCGGCATTTGCACCTGCACGCGTTCTTGCGTAACTAAACGCAGGCGTTCGAATTTGCTAGGTGACATCGCAAATCTCGAGTGTTATATTTATGTCGCTCGCTGCGTATAGGGAAGTGGCCTATGCGCGGGACTTTTGCCACGTAACGCTGACTAATCTTTCCGACTAGATTTTGAGTTAGGCTGTGTTATAAAACGAATCAATCTAGCCTAAGCTTGTAGACGAATACCATGTTACCTTTCGGACCGGGGGGCAGTACCCCGCAGCTCCACCATATAGAAAAAGAACCTCCCGCTACGGGAGGATTTTTGTTTGTGACAGCTCGTAGATAAGTGAAACGACCGCCTGCGAGGAACGGTCGTTTCGGAGTGTGGAGTTTTTAGAGTGTGCTGTTTGTTTTTGGCTCCTGCACAAGTTTTTTATTCAGAAGCTACCCCTATAATATGATGCCAAAGCGCTTGTGTCAATGATTTTGTGAGAGTTTTTTTGACAAAGTTTTTTACCGTGTGGAAAAGCCATATATGGTGCATATCGTGACCAATGAGCCACCATGTACGTAAGTTAAAGGTCGAAAATAAAATCCCAGCCAAACTCTGCGTATATTGAGCGCGCCTGTGGGCGTTCAGCAGGGGAGTATTTGGTGGCAAGTTTACGCGTGAAGTACTCTACTTCTGTGACAGAAAGCTGTGGCCAGTACTGTACGCCAGCTGCGATGCGCGCGGCGGATTCTGCAGTTGGTTGCCAGTCAAATTTTGCCATACGGCGGCAGTTTTCTAGGCAGGCATTTACATGTTCGCTGGCGGTGGGCGTGCGACCATCTGCAATATCGTACATATTCATACGGAGTGTCCTAGTGGTAGCGTCTTGAAAGCCGAAGTTGGTAGGGTCATGGAGGCGTCCGTCGCTGGCGAGATAGACCGAATCGATGCTGTTGAGGTAGTAGAGAAGGAAGTTGTCGACGGTATGGTGGACTCCGTAGACAAGCTCGGCATTCCATATGCCTTCGATATCCCACATCGCTTGATTCGCAGGATGCACGATATCGAGCGCTTCGCGCAGAATTTGCTGAGCGTCGCGGTAGTGTACCTGGCCGACGTAGGAGATGTCGATATCGGCAGTTGCACCGCCTGCGATGAGTGTGCGTGTCCAGCCTGCCGCAATGGCGGGTTCGCGGACGTCGTGGGTCTCCAGATATGCGAGCACCTCGGTAGCTTGCCGAACGTCTTCTTGTGCTTCGATGGCGGCGATGTTCATACTATATAGTATGTGTCTTGGTGGTGATTGGTGCAATATCAAGCGCATACAAATCATAAATGTTGTAAATATAAATATGTAGATAAAAAATCAACATACAAAAATATATCTGTTATTATCACAAATTGAACAAATAGTTTATTTACCACAACGAAATATGATGCACGGAGTATTGACAAACCATAAGTAATTTGCTACAGTGAATCTAAGCTTTTACAAACATAAAAAGCACAAAAACCCTTAACAATTTGGCATCTTTTTCTCACAAGTAACATCAAAACTCTGGTGTGATTTGACGAAGTAACTGGCGGTCTCTATGCCTGCATCTTGCACTCATGGGGCTGCCTGTAAGCTCCGTCAAATCTTTGATGTTGAGCGCATGTACTGACGTATATAGTACTGGTACAGCCTTGTACCTGGTAAAACCTTGTTTAGCATAGACAAGCAACTACCGGGTACAAAGCGAGGAACGTACTATATAAACCGCAGTACATAAGCAAATATGCTCGGGAACTTTCCTGAGCGGTCAGTCGTCTCGAGTGGTAGTCGGAATCTGGATCGCCCGCCCTTTCATTTACTTTTAGCGGTGGTTGTCGGCCATTTTCCATACAGGCTACTACTCAGACACCCTTGGTATCCTGTATACTACCTGTATGCTTTCTAAAATTCTTGTGGTAATCGGTGTCATAGCCGCTGTAGCGCTTGGCTACGTTCTCAATACTACGTCTCCTGTCGAGGCGGGTGCCACTGGGGTGCTTGCGGTATTTTTACTTTCGTATATTGTGTCAGTCGTCGTACTGACTTTTTTTGTTTTTTGGACATATAAACTCATGCTGCACGTTTTCTACAGTGACCGCACTGGTCACGCGGGTCAGCAGCTAAGTTTGCGCAAAGCATATTATTATGCGTCGATTTTGGCACTCGGACCAGTCATTTTGGTGAGTCTGCGCTCAGTAGGGCAGGCTGGTGCTGTGCAGCTTTTCTTGGTGTTGGCGCTTCTGGCACTCGGGTGTCTCTACGTATCGCGTCAAACGTCATAAAAACGCCAATTTTTCGCTTATGGTTGTGATATACTAACAGGTATGCAGCCAGAGTTATCGCCGGGTCCACGTTCGTACGAACAGCAACCAGTGCCACAGGTGGAATCGTATGATGTTCCGCCAAACTTTGCATCTCCCGAGACATTTCCAAGCGCTTCTCCTGAGCGCGTAGAACAGCGTAGCGCTGTTGAGTTGGCTCCACCGCCACCCGCAGCAGTTCCAATGCCTGCGATGCCATTGCCGCCTGTCCCGCAAACACCGGTGGCAATACCTGCGCCAGACCCAAGTACGGCAAATCCGATTGCCGCAAACGACGACGATGTGATCGAAAAAGAATGGGTGGATCGGGCGAAGCAGGTGATTATCCAAACAAAAGATAATCCCTACGCTCGTGAAAAAGCGATTGGTGAATTACAGCGCGATTATCTAGCAAAACGTTACGGGCGCCAGATTGGTGCAAGTGATGACTAAAGGAGCGGTTGAAATATGTTAGGGGCAATCATCGGGGTATTTGCTATACTCGTGATCGCCGGTGTAGTAGTCGTTGTCTGCTACACGATTTATCAGGGGATGATGCGCGAAGCCAAAAACTACGAGCGTGGACTCAAGATGGTTCCAATGTTGATACACCTACCGCCGACTAGTGAGGATTTGGAACGCGGTGGCCGCGATGAGCGTGAAGTAACAGATGAACTTTTGTCTCAGGCTCAGGTAATGTATAACATCATTGCGAGTACGGCTCAGCGTGGCTTTAAGCATCGCATGTACGGGCAGCGCCATGTCTCGTTCGAAATTGTTGCCAAAGAAGGCCTTATCTATTATTACGCGGTAGTTCCGATTGTATTGGTAGATGTGGTGCGGCAGGCGGTTATCGCAGCATATCCCTCGGCTCGTCTCGAGGAGGTTGAAGAGCACAATATATTTACGAAGGATACGCACGCCAGCTCAGTGATTGGTGGCGAGTTCTCCCTGAAGAAAGAGTATGTCTATCCGATAGCTACTTACCAGGAGACGAAGCGAGATGCCTCGCGCGCCATCTTAAACGCACTGTCGACAATTGGGCGCGAAGATGGTGTAGGGATTCAGATACTGATGCGGCCTGCCAGTGAGGGTTGGACTAAGAACTCTCAGCGCACGGTTGAGCGCGTCAAGAAGGATCGTGCGGCTGGTAAGCACGGAGGTTTTGGTGGCGGAGCAGCTGTGAAAGATATTGCCGGTGCGCTATGGAAGCCGCCATCCGCCGATGACCATAGTGATGAGAAAAATATCGATCGCCAGCTCACAACAAGCGAGCAGCAGGGCATTGAGGCAATAGAGGAGAAGATGCGGTATCCAGGTTACGAGATGCTGATTAGGGTTGTTGTATCTTCATCTACGGCTACTCGATCTCAGACGCTACTAAAGAATATTGTAGCTGCTTATTCACTGTTTGATTCACCGACCAACAATGGTTTTGTGTTTACGCCAACTCGTAATGTCGATGAGCTTGTGACCTCATATATATTTCGGTTTTTTCCGCAAAGTCTCCGTCGTAATATTCTCAACACTGTAGAACTCGCAACACTTTTCCATCTGCCGGATCAAAAGAATATTCCTACGGCGCAGGTGAAGCGTCAGCTGAGCAAGCAAGTCGATGGTCCGACGGAGATTATGGAAGAAGGCTTCTTGATTGGCTACAACGAATTTCGCGGTGTGAAAAAGCCTATTCGCTTGAGTACTAATGACCGCCGCCGCCACTTGTATATGATTGGCCAGACGGGTACTGGTAAGTCGAAGTTCCTTGAGAACCTTGCCTATCAGGACATGATGGACGGCAAAGGCTTTGCGTTTATCGATCCGCACGGAGATTCGGCGGAGATTTTGATGGGTGCGGTACCAAAAGAGCGTGTCGAAGACGTTATCTATTTTAATCCGGCTGATATGGATAACCCGATTGGCCTGAATATGTTTGAGTTCAATACGCCGGATCAGAAGGACTTCTTGGTACAGGAAGCGATTAACATGCTCTATGGACTGTACGATCCGGGGCATACAGGTATTGTGGGGCCGCGTCTCGAGCATATTTTCCGTAATGCCGCGCTGCTGCTGATGAGTGACCCGGAGGGCGGGACGTTTATTGACATACCGAAACTACTCGTCGATGCCGAGTTTATGAAGAGTAAGCTCAAGTACGTTACTGATCCGACAGTGCTAGAATTTTGGACCAAAGAATGGCCGTCGTCGCAAAAATCAAGTGAGGCGGGCGAGCTAGTGAGTTGGGTGGCTTCAAAGTTCGGTCCGTTTATCAGCAACGATGCGATGCGTAATATCATCGGTCAGACTAAATCTGGCTTCAATCTGCGCGATATTATGGACAACAAGAAGATCCTCATCGTCAACTTGTCAAAGGGTAAGATGGGTGAGCTCAACTCAAAGCTACTCGGTATTATCTTCGTGATGAAGTTTCAGGCAGCAGCCATGGCGCGTGCAGATATACCCGAAGATCAACGTGAAGACTTCAGTCTGTATGTGGACGAGTTCCAGAACTTCATGACCGAGAGTTTCGAGTCGATTTTGTCTGAGGCTAGGAAGTATCACCTTAGTTTGATCATGGCTAATCAGTTCATGACACAGCTTACTGATAAAATTCGTGAAGCGATCATCGGTAACGTTGGTACGGTGGTGTCGGGACGTATAGGTGTGACCGATGCAGAGCTGCTGGTGAAGAAGTTTGAGCCTGTGTTCACGATTGATGATCTGACAAAAATGCCGAACTTTCAGGGTATTGCAAGTGTGATGATCAATAATACGCCATCGGCGCCGTTTAGCATGTCGTTTACACCGCCACTCGCCAAGTCAAATGATAAGCTGGCTGACGCAATGAAGAAGCTGTCGGCTACAAAACACGGACGCCCTCGAGCAGAAGTGGAGGCGGCTATTTCAAAACGTATCACAACACAGCCAAAACCTGCCATGGGCGTTGCACCAGGTACCGGCAATAGGATAGGAGCTCCCGGTGGCGCTAAGCCGGGCGGAGGTTCGTTCCTTGATGAGTGGCTTGCGAAGCGGCAACAAGCGGGGGCAGGCCGTCCTGGGGTAATTCGGCAACCGGGCCAAGTCCCTCCAGCGGGTGTACCAGTGCAGCCGTCACCGCTCCAGACTCAGCCAATGCAGTCTGCTGTGATACAAGCACCACCGCAGCCCGCCGTGCAGCCTACTGCGGCATATCCTCCTTTGCAGCCATTTGTTCAGTCGGGGCAGCCTGGCCAGTTCTTGTCGCAAACTCAGTCCATCCCGACGTCGGTGCCACCTGCCGGTTACCCGCCGGTCCAGAGTGTTCAGAATCCATTCGCTACGTCCTCTGCCACTGCACTACCTCAACAGCCAGCAGCCCAGACGGCATCACCACAGGCACTGCAGCCTCGCCAGGGAGGCGATGGTGAGGTCTCGGTCAAAATTCGCTAGTAAGACTACAGCAACTGGGACTATCTAGACGCTACTTTTCGGGAGGGTTACTATCTTTTACGACCACCTGTGATGAGTAGGTGCGTATAATCAATTACGATGCCAATGACCCAGCCTATCGCAAATGCGACAAGGGATTCAGAGCCAGAGAGAGTGTAGCCGTAATGCTTGGCGATGAGATACATACTCAGGGTCACGCAGATAGATACAACTGAGCCATAGAGAATGGCGTTTGGTCGTGCAACTGTGATGCCGAGAGCATTGCTGGCGATATCGAGGGGGCGCCAGTGGATGAGATGACTCCATGCCCGAGCCGGTCTGCGCATATGTGTGCGAGCTTGGTGCATAGTGGTGGCAAAAGACTGTGCTGCGCGCGACGAAGGTGAAGCTTGTCGAGGTGAGCCGGTTGAGGTTAGTTGCTTTTTCATGAAAGTGCTCCTGTGTTAAGGTCGTGACGGATAAGGCGTAGTTCTTCTCGCTGTTGTCGAGCGCGTGCGTAGAAAAAGAGCGCGATTGTCACCACTGTGACACCTGTGGCAAGGGAAGTGCTAGCAGCTACTGGGGGAAGTTGGCGAGCAATGACTTCGACTTGCTTGGCCGCCGGGCATGCAACTGGTACATTGAGCGTGTTGTCGAGTGAATTGGTGATCAGGCAGTCATATGAGGCGGGGTTACTGTCGCCACGCCCTGTGGCCGGAATGGCCGCTGCGACACGAACAGTGAACTGTTTTGAAATTTTTTGGCCTGGCACAAGCTGAGCAGCAGGCCATACGAGCACATTTGTCGCGGTGTCGAGCGCACCACCACCGTTATCGGTCAGTGTCGCATATTCGAGTACGTCACCGAGTCTATCCTCTATCGCCACGTCTATCGCCGTATCTCCGGTGTTTTGAGCGGTGAGCTGATATACAATACGATCCGAAGGCTGGGCGGTTGTGCGGTTGGCTGGCTGAGACTGGGTTGCGTTGATCGCTGTCTTACTGTAGGTAATCTGGCTCTCATTTGCCTGCGTACCGTTCGGCAGCTTATGAACGACAAGATTTCCCGATCCAGTCAGAACTGCAAATTCCCCAAACGTATCAGAGACTGCAGTAAGTGCAGGATATGTGCTGCCATGTTGGCGACTAAAGCTATCGTTGTCGTAGAGTGACAAGGGCGTGAAGTAGACGATACCCTGGCCGCCAGCGGCTTTTGAGTACGGATATGTACTAACACCGTCTTGAGAGCCGAAGAGGGGGGTGCGGCTTACTACGTACAACGAGGTATCTGAGCGGATGGTTTGGCTGTGGAGGGAGGCAAGGTCGTGGCGACTGATGCCGATACTGCTGTAGATGTCGCGTAGGTTCTGTGCGTTTGTGTCGTAGGCTGCCAATAGTTCGGACGGAGCTGTAATACCTCCATACACTAGATCGTTCTCGCTAGTGGGATTGGCAGATTCGGGCGGATAGAGCAAGACGAAGGCCTGTACGCCAACCGCAAGTACTGCGGCAATAAGACCGAGCTTTCGTAAAAAAACCTCTCGTTTGAGACGACGATCGTATGCACTGAGCTCACCCACCAAACTCGGGCTATACGAGAGACCTGCGACTAATTTTCGAAACATGTTTGTGTGCCCATCCAGATAACCCTTTTCAACTACTAGTCATTTTAGCATAAGAAATATGTTCAGTGCAATCACTTGAGTGAACAATAGTTATCCGGTATACTGGAAGAGTTGTAAATAGCTGCTACGATAGGAACAAGTGAGGGAAAATGGCTAAACAAAAAGCAGATGGCTCATATGATGGGTCACAGATTCAGGTACTAGAGGGCCTCGAACCGGTTCGTAAGCGTCCGGGTATGTATATTGGTAGCACCGGCTACGATGGTGTGCATCATCTTATCAAAGAAATTGCCGATAACTCTATCGACGAGGCGATTGCCGGATTCGCGTCGCGTGTCGACGTACGTATTCTTGAAGATGGGGGTATTACTATTACTGATGACGGACGCGGTATTCCAGTGGATAAGCATGCCAAAACAGGGCTCAGTACTCTTGAAACCGTTCTGACTGTGCTGCACGCTGGCGGTAAGTTCGGCGGCGGCGGCTATAAAGTTTCTTCTGGTCTACACGGTGTAGGTTCGAGCGTAGTTAATGCGCTTTCGACCAAGCTTGTGGCGGAAGTAGTCCAGAACGGACAGCTCTATCAGATAGAATTTGCGCAGGGCGCAACTGTTCAGCCGCTCAAAAAAATGGGCAAGACCGATCGCCCAACTGGTACAACGGTGACGTTTTACCCGGATCCAACTATTTTTAAAGAGACCGTGACGTTCGACTATAAATGGGTAGTGAACTATCTGCGTCACCAGTCGTATCTCACGAAAGGTGTCTACACCTCCGTGTATGACGAGCGCACCAAAGAGCGACAGGCATTTTACTTCGAGGGTGGTATTCAGAGCTACGTGAAGCATCTCAATATCGGTAAAGAAGTGGTGAGCGACAACGTCTTCTACGTCGAGAGGCAGGTAGAAGATTCCGGTGTCGAAGTGGCGGTGCAGTACAACGACAGCTTTGTCGAAACAGTGAAGCCATTTGCCAACAACGTGCTGACGCCAGATGGTGGCACGCACCTTGTCGGTTTTCGCGCAGCACTGACACGCGTGATCAATGAATATGCGCGAAAAAACAGCCTCCTCAAAGAAAAAGAAGAAAACCTGAGCGGTGATGATATCCGCGAGGGCCTGACGGCTATCATCCTTGTTAAGTTGCCAGATCCGCAGTTCGAAGGCCAGACCAAAAATAAGCTGGGAAATCCAGAGGTGCGTCGTTATGTCGAGCAGGTAATGAACGAATACTTCAGCTATTATCTGGAAGAAAATCCAGATGTTGCCAAGAAGATCGTCAACAAAGCGCTGCTTGCGGCTCGTGCGCGCAAGGCTGCTCGTGCGGCTCGTGACAACGTGCTGCGCAAAGGTGCACTCGACGGCATGGGGCTTCCGGGCAAGCTATGGGATTGCTCAAGCAAGAGTCCTGCAGATAGCGAAATATATATTGTAGAGGGTAACTCCGCGGCCGGTAGTGCAAAAGAAGGCCGTGACAGTAAGACGCAAGCTATCTTGCCACTTCGCGGTAAAGTACTTAACACCGAACGTGCGCGCCTTGATAAGATGTTTGCTAACAAAGAGATTGTAGCTATGATCCAGGCGTTTGGTGTGGGGATTGGTGAGCAGTTTGATATCAATGGGCTCCGGTACCATAAGATTATTATCATGACAGATGCCGATGTAGACGGTAGCCATATCGCGACACTGCTCCTGACGTTCTTTTTCCGCTATATGCGTGAGGTTGTCGAGGGTGGCTATGTCTATCTTGCGAAACCGCCGCTGTATAGTATCAACAAGGGTCAAAACAAGACTTACGTATATGAGCCCGAGGAGCTTGACCAAGAGGTTGATAAGCTGATCGAAGACCGCAGGGCGCGCGGTACAACTATCAACCCGGAAGACGACCGCATGAAACAAGCCGGCGTGACAGTCTCGCGCTTCAAGGGACTTGGCGAGATGGATGCGGAACAGCTATGGGAGACAACCATGAGTCCGGAGAATCGCGTTCTGACACAAGTCCGTGTCGAGGACGCTGAGTCAGCCGATGCAATTTTTACAAAATTGATGGGTGACGAAGTATCTCTTAGGAAGAGTTTTATTCAAAACCGGGCGCGCGAAGCTGATATAGAGGAGTTGGATATATAATTATGAATGATGACAAAGATACAACAATGCCACAAGACGCAGCAGACATGCCTGGCGAACAATATGAAGAAGTAGCCGGTGTAGAGCGTCGTTCACTCGAAAAGGTAATGGAAGAGAGTTTCTTCCGCTATTCGATGAGTGTGATTATCGAGCGAGCATTGCCAGATGTGCGCGATGGTCTCAAGCCAGTACATCGCCGCATATTGTACTCGATGGAAGACAATGGCTGGCGTAGCGGCGGCAAATTCGTCAAGTCGGCTCGTGTTGTCGGTGACGTGATTGGTAAGTACCACCCGCACGGTGATACGTCGATCTATGACTCGATGGTGCGTCTCGCACAGCCATGGGCACTTCGTTTGCCACTTGTGAATGGCCAGGGAAATTTCGGCTCAATGGACGGCGACCCTGCTGCTGCATATCGTTACACGGAGGCCAAGATGACACGCATCGCCGAGGAGATGCTTGTCGATATCAACAAAGACACGGTTGATTTCCGACCAAACTTCGATGGCTCCGAGCAAGAACCAGCGGTGCTCCCGGCGAAGATACCGAATCTCTTGCTCAACGGACAGATTGGTATTGCGGTCGGTATGGCGACCAACATTCCACCACACAACCTCGGCGAACTTGTCGACGCCTCGGTGGAGTTGATCGATAACGAATCAGCAACCATCGATGATCTTTTGAAACATGTCAAAGGTCCCGATTTCCCAACCGGTGCGATTGTGTATGGTGGAGCTTCGATGAAACAGGCCTACATGACCGGTCGTGGCAGTGTGACAGTGCGTGCAGTCGCGGCAATTGAAGAGACGAAAAAGGGACGTCACCAGATCGTAGTGACAGAGATCCCATATGCCGTCAACAAAGCAACGCTGATTGAGAAGATTGGCGAGCTTTACAAAGAGAAGAAGCTTGCACTTGCCGATCTACGCGACGAAAGCTCGCGCGGCAAGGTACGTATCGTGATCGAACTTAAGAAAGACGCGTATCCCAAGAAGGTGCTCAACCAGCTGTTTAAACTGACATCACTTCAGACTAGCTTCAATTTCAACATGCTTTCGCTGGTGGATGGTATTCAGCCGCGTATTCTTGGCTTGCAGGAGATGCTGCAGGAATTCATCAAGCATCGTCAGAAAGTAGTACGACGTCGAACAGAGTTTGAGTTACGTAAAGCCAAAGAGCGCGCGCATATCCTCGAAGGGTACAAGATTGCACTAGATCATATCGACGAAGTAATCAAGACAATTCGTGCAAGCAAGACACAGGATGAGGCCGAAAAAGCGCTCATAGCTAAGTTTAAGCTGAGCGAAATCCAAGCGAAGGCAATCCTAGCAATGCAGCTGCGTCGTCTCACAGGTCTTGAGCGTGAA
Protein-coding sequences here:
- a CDS encoding TraM recognition domain-containing protein, translating into MLGAIIGVFAILVIAGVVVVVCYTIYQGMMREAKNYERGLKMVPMLIHLPPTSEDLERGGRDEREVTDELLSQAQVMYNIIASTAQRGFKHRMYGQRHVSFEIVAKEGLIYYYAVVPIVLVDVVRQAVIAAYPSARLEEVEEHNIFTKDTHASSVIGGEFSLKKEYVYPIATYQETKRDASRAILNALSTIGREDGVGIQILMRPASEGWTKNSQRTVERVKKDRAAGKHGGFGGGAAVKDIAGALWKPPSADDHSDEKNIDRQLTTSEQQGIEAIEEKMRYPGYEMLIRVVVSSSTATRSQTLLKNIVAAYSLFDSPTNNGFVFTPTRNVDELVTSYIFRFFPQSLRRNILNTVELATLFHLPDQKNIPTAQVKRQLSKQVDGPTEIMEEGFLIGYNEFRGVKKPIRLSTNDRRRHLYMIGQTGTGKSKFLENLAYQDMMDGKGFAFIDPHGDSAEILMGAVPKERVEDVIYFNPADMDNPIGLNMFEFNTPDQKDFLVQEAINMLYGLYDPGHTGIVGPRLEHIFRNAALLLMSDPEGGTFIDIPKLLVDAEFMKSKLKYVTDPTVLEFWTKEWPSSQKSSEAGELVSWVASKFGPFISNDAMRNIIGQTKSGFNLRDIMDNKKILIVNLSKGKMGELNSKLLGIIFVMKFQAAAMARADIPEDQREDFSLYVDEFQNFMTESFESILSEARKYHLSLIMANQFMTQLTDKIREAIIGNVGTVVSGRIGVTDAELLVKKFEPVFTIDDLTKMPNFQGIASVMINNTPSAPFSMSFTPPLAKSNDKLADAMKKLSATKHGRPRAEVEAAISKRITTQPKPAMGVAPGTGNRIGAPGGAKPGGGSFLDEWLAKRQQAGAGRPGVIRQPGQVPPAGVPVQPSPLQTQPMQSAVIQAPPQPAVQPTAAYPPLQPFVQSGQPGQFLSQTQSIPTSVPPAGYPPVQSVQNPFATSSATALPQQPAAQTASPQALQPRQGGDGEVSVKIR
- the gyrA gene encoding DNA gyrase subunit A, with the translated sequence MNDDKDTTMPQDAADMPGEQYEEVAGVERRSLEKVMEESFFRYSMSVIIERALPDVRDGLKPVHRRILYSMEDNGWRSGGKFVKSARVVGDVIGKYHPHGDTSIYDSMVRLAQPWALRLPLVNGQGNFGSMDGDPAAAYRYTEAKMTRIAEEMLVDINKDTVDFRPNFDGSEQEPAVLPAKIPNLLLNGQIGIAVGMATNIPPHNLGELVDASVELIDNESATIDDLLKHVKGPDFPTGAIVYGGASMKQAYMTGRGSVTVRAVAAIEETKKGRHQIVVTEIPYAVNKATLIEKIGELYKEKKLALADLRDESSRGKVRIVIELKKDAYPKKVLNQLFKLTSLQTSFNFNMLSLVDGIQPRILGLQEMLQEFIKHRQKVVRRRTEFELRKAKERAHILEGYKIALDHIDEVIKTIRASKTQDEAEKALIAKFKLSEIQAKAILAMQLRRLTGLEREAIENELNELLVLIAKLEGILADEKEILKIIKTELLEMKDKYDDERRSQIINHELGKFSDEELIPEEESVILLTGENYIKRTLASDYRKQNRGGKGKRGMTTKEEDIIHQLVPASTHDFLLFFTNKGRVFRLKAYEVPAAGLAAKGVAAVNLLQLQPEEKITSIIKHEKDAKDEGYLFMATVKGTVKKTPLKDYANIRTNGLIAIKLDDGDELRWIKKTTGENDVIISTSAGQAIRFNESDARPMGRSARGVRGARLRPNDWVVGMDVVTDAEQTLLVISEKGFGKKTKAEHFPSHKRGGVGIKAAVVTAKTGPIISVQTIDPEATEAILISKNGQTIRLALGDIKLLGRTTQGVTIMRLADGDSVSSIGLISEKPEVEEE
- the gyrB gene encoding DNA topoisomerase (ATP-hydrolyzing) subunit B; its protein translation is MAKQKADGSYDGSQIQVLEGLEPVRKRPGMYIGSTGYDGVHHLIKEIADNSIDEAIAGFASRVDVRILEDGGITITDDGRGIPVDKHAKTGLSTLETVLTVLHAGGKFGGGGYKVSSGLHGVGSSVVNALSTKLVAEVVQNGQLYQIEFAQGATVQPLKKMGKTDRPTGTTVTFYPDPTIFKETVTFDYKWVVNYLRHQSYLTKGVYTSVYDERTKERQAFYFEGGIQSYVKHLNIGKEVVSDNVFYVERQVEDSGVEVAVQYNDSFVETVKPFANNVLTPDGGTHLVGFRAALTRVINEYARKNSLLKEKEENLSGDDIREGLTAIILVKLPDPQFEGQTKNKLGNPEVRRYVEQVMNEYFSYYLEENPDVAKKIVNKALLAARARKAARAARDNVLRKGALDGMGLPGKLWDCSSKSPADSEIYIVEGNSAAGSAKEGRDSKTQAILPLRGKVLNTERARLDKMFANKEIVAMIQAFGVGIGEQFDINGLRYHKIIIMTDADVDGSHIATLLLTFFFRYMREVVEGGYVYLAKPPLYSINKGQNKTYVYEPEELDQEVDKLIEDRRARGTTINPEDDRMKQAGVTVSRFKGLGEMDAEQLWETTMSPENRVLTQVRVEDAESADAIFTKLMGDEVSLRKSFIQNRAREADIEELDI